A region from the Brassica napus cultivar Da-Ae chromosome C8, Da-Ae, whole genome shotgun sequence genome encodes:
- the LOC106412548 gene encoding glyceraldehyde-3-phosphate dehydrogenase GAPA2, chloroplastic isoform X1 translates to MASATFSVAKPSLQGFSEFSGLRNSSALPFGKKSSSDEFVSFVSFQTSAMGSNGGYSKGVTEAKLKVAINGFGRIGRNFLRCWHGRKDSPLDVIAINDTGGVKQATHLLKYDSTLGIFDADVKPSGDSALSVDGKIIKIVSDRNPSNLPWGELGIDLVIEGTGVFVDREGAGKHIQAGAKKVLITAPGKGDIPTYVCGVNAELYSHEDTIISNASCTTNCLAPFVKVLDQKFGIIKGTMTTTHSYTGDQRLLDASHRDLRRARAAALNIVPTSTGAAKAVALVLPNLKGKLNGIALRVPTPNVSVVDLVVQVSKKTFAEEVNAAFRDAAANELKGILDVCDEPLVSVDFRCSDVSSTIDSSLTMVMGDDMVKVIAWYDNEWGYSQRVVDLADIVANNWK, encoded by the exons ATGGCTTCGGCTACTTTCTCTGTCGCCAAACCATCTCTTCAG GGCTTCTCTGAGTTCTCAGGACTACGAAACTCCTCTGCTCTTCCCTTCGGAAAGAAGTCTTCCTCCGATGAGTTTGTTTCCTTCGTCAGTTTCCAGACTTCTGCA ATGGGAAGCAACGGTGGATACAGTAAAGGAGTGACCGAGGCCAAGCTTAAGGTAGCCATCAATGGTTTCGGTAGGATCGGTAGGAACTTCTTGAGGTGTTGGCATGGTCGTAAAGACTCTCCTCTTGATGTCATTGCCATTAACGACACTGGTGGTGTCAAACAAGCAACGCATCTCCTCAAATACGACTCAACCCTTGGAATCTTTGATGCTGATGTCAAGCCTTCAGGAGACTCTGCTCTCTCCGTTGATGGAAAGATCATCAAGATTGTCTCTGACCGTAACCCATCTAATCTCCCCTGGGG AGAACTAGGCATTGACCTTGTGATCGAAGGAACCGGAGTGTTTGTGGACAGAGAAGGTGCTGGAAAGCACATTCAAGCTGGAGCCAAGAAGGTCTTGATTACTGCACCTGGTAAAGGAGATATCCCAACTTACGTTTGTGGTGTCAATGCTGAACTTTACAGCCATGAAGATACAATCATCAGCAACGCCTCTTGTACTACTAACTGTCTCGCTCCATTCGTCAAGGTTCTTGACCAGAAATTCG GGATCATCAAGGGCACAATGACAACCACTCACTCATACACTGGTGACCAGAGGCTGTTGGATGCAAGCCACCGTGATCTAAGGAGAGCAAGAGCAGCTGCTTTAAACATCGTTCCAACATCAACAGGAGCAGCTAAAGCCGTGGCTCTTGTCCTCCCTAACCTCAAAGGAAAGCTCAACGGCATCGCATTGCGTGTGCCAACTCCCAACGTCTCGGTGGTTGACTTAGTTGTGCAAGTCTCCAAGAAGACTTTTGCTGAAGAAGTCAACGCTGCGTTCAGGGATGCAGCTGCGAACGAGCTTAAAGGTATACTCGATGTCTGCGATGAGCCTCTTGTCTCTGTCGACTTCAGGTGCTCTGATGTGTCATCCACCATTGATTCTTCTCTCACAATGGTTATGGGAGATGATATGGTTAAAGTGATTGCTTGGTATGATAATGAATGGGGCTACTCTCAGAGAGTTGTTGATTTGGCTGACATTGTTGCCAATAACTGGAAGTGA
- the LOC106412548 gene encoding glyceraldehyde-3-phosphate dehydrogenase A, chloroplastic isoform X2, with product MVVKTLLLMSLPLTTLVVSNKQRISSNTTQPLESLMLMSSLQETLLSPLMERSSRLSLTVTHLISPGGEELGIDLVIEGTGVFVDREGAGKHIQAGAKKVLITAPGKGDIPTYVCGVNAELYSHEDTIISNASCTTNCLAPFVKVLDQKFGIIKGTMTTTHSYTGDQRLLDASHRDLRRARAAALNIVPTSTGAAKAVALVLPNLKGKLNGIALRVPTPNVSVVDLVVQVSKKTFAEEVNAAFRDAAANELKGILDVCDEPLVSVDFRCSDVSSTIDSSLTMVMGDDMVKVIAWYDNEWGYSQRVVDLADIVANNWK from the exons ATGGTCGTAAAGACTCTCCTCTTGATGTCATTGCCATTAACGACACTGGTGGTGTCAAACAAGCAACGCATCTCCTCAAATACGACTCAACCCTTGGAATCTTTGATGCTGATGTCAAGCCTTCAGGAGACTCTGCTCTCTCCGTTGATGGAAAGATCATCAAGATTGTCTCTGACCGTAACCCATCTAATCTCCCCTGGGGGTGA AGAACTAGGCATTGACCTTGTGATCGAAGGAACCGGAGTGTTTGTGGACAGAGAAGGTGCTGGAAAGCACATTCAAGCTGGAGCCAAGAAGGTCTTGATTACTGCACCTGGTAAAGGAGATATCCCAACTTACGTTTGTGGTGTCAATGCTGAACTTTACAGCCATGAAGATACAATCATCAGCAACGCCTCTTGTACTACTAACTGTCTCGCTCCATTCGTCAAGGTTCTTGACCAGAAATTCG GGATCATCAAGGGCACAATGACAACCACTCACTCATACACTGGTGACCAGAGGCTGTTGGATGCAAGCCACCGTGATCTAAGGAGAGCAAGAGCAGCTGCTTTAAACATCGTTCCAACATCAACAGGAGCAGCTAAAGCCGTGGCTCTTGTCCTCCCTAACCTCAAAGGAAAGCTCAACGGCATCGCATTGCGTGTGCCAACTCCCAACGTCTCGGTGGTTGACTTAGTTGTGCAAGTCTCCAAGAAGACTTTTGCTGAAGAAGTCAACGCTGCGTTCAGGGATGCAGCTGCGAACGAGCTTAAAGGTATACTCGATGTCTGCGATGAGCCTCTTGTCTCTGTCGACTTCAGGTGCTCTGATGTGTCATCCACCATTGATTCTTCTCTCACAATGGTTATGGGAGATGATATGGTTAAAGTGATTGCTTGGTATGATAATGAATGGGGCTACTCTCAGAGAGTTGTTGATTTGGCTGACATTGTTGCCAATAACTGGAAGTGA
- the LOC106412554 gene encoding ethylene-responsive transcription factor ERF088-like yields MLKSRNMGKRKQEKKSQEVKYLGVRRRPWGRYAAEIRNPFTKERHWLGTFDTAEEAALAYDVAARSISGSLAKTNFFYTDNISLQPQPQQFLQSSSDKAFFANPVASLEPNMSLGSSSFCFQQENNHFLSPNLTNSSSHYCHDDDHVGKIKEISLPSLPNDMSSSLFSRQDKREEDGNADKMKLGSVLTDEAHSFEYDFLLTGMPLSLLSDYNEDLPQIMGSSSSFI; encoded by the coding sequence ATGTTGAAATCAAGAAACATGGgcaaaagaaaacaagagaaGAAGTCACAAGAAGTGAAGTACCTTGGAGTCAGGAGGCGTCCATGGGGAAGATATGCAGCTGAAATCAGAAACCCTTTCACAAAAGAGAGACATTGGCTTGGAACTTTTGATACAGCCGAAGAAGCTGCTTTGGCTTATGATGTTGCTGCTCGTTCCATCAGTGGCTCTCTAGCCAAAACCAACTTCTTCTACACTGATAACATCTCTTTACAACCACAGCCACAACAGTTCTTACAGTCATCATCAGACAAagctttttttgctaaccctGTTGCCTCTTTGGAACCTAATATGAGTTTGGGATCTTCTAGCTTCTGTTTTCAGCAAGAAAACAACCATTTTCTTTCTCCTAATCTCACTAACAGTTCCTCACACTATTGTCATGATGATGATCATGTTGGTAAAATCAAAGAGATTTCATTACCTTCTTTGCCTAATGATATGTCAAGCAGTTTATTTAGTCGTCAGGACAAAAGAGAGGAAGATGGCAATGCAGACAAGATGAAGCTTGGCTCTGTTCTCACCGATGAAGCTCATTCCTTTGAGTATGACTTCCTCTTAACCGGCATGCCACTTTCTCTTCTCAGTGATTATAATGAAGATCTTCCTCAGATTATgggatcttcttcatcttttatCTGA
- the LOC106350133 gene encoding glutathione S-transferase T3-like: MDPRNYQTPSSSYVGLLNSQDGSGLNENFPYQSFHSSVNYGESEMPPFSSQQAEHTPVERHVRRKWSPADDEVLISAWLNTSKDAIVGNDQKLGKFWKRVGEYFTESPHGQEDGERRGDLTCKKRWHRINDQVTKFCGAYSAAERQIGSGESDTDVLKKAHDIFYSDQQTKFTLEHAWCVLRFEQKWLSLNTPKATASSKRKDGEIDPSTTVLDQEVRPEGCKAAKQKRSTVQGKSVADYTTIWEMKKEDLAMKERLSMLAILDSLLAKKEPLTEPEEGVKNKLLAKYF, from the coding sequence ATGGATCCACGAAACTATCAAACCCCGTCCTCTAGTTACGTAGGACTGCTTAACAGTCAAGATGGTAGTGGTCtgaatgaaaactttccttatcaAAGTTTTCATTCAAGTGTTAACTATGGAGAATCTGAGATGCCTCCCTTCAGTTCACAACAAGCTGAACACACGCCAGTAGAGCGTCATGTTAGACGCAAATGGAGCCCAGCTGATGATGAGGTACTTATCTCTGCTTGGCTTAACACTTCGAAGGATGCCATAGTTGGAAATGACCAGAAGTTGGGGAAGTTCTGGAAGCGGGTTGGAGAGTATTTTACAGAGAGTCCACATGGTCAAGAGGATGGTGAAAGGAGAGGGGATCTTACTTGTAAGAAGAGGTGGCACAGAATAAACGACCAGGTTACCAAGTTCTGTGGGGCATACTCAGCAGCAGAGAGACAAATAGGCAGTGGTGAGAGTGACACTGATGTTCTCAAGAAGGCTCACGACATCTTCTACTCTGATCAACAAACCAAGTTCACCCTTGAGCATGCTTGGTGTGTGTTAcgttttgaacaaaaatggcTAAGCCTTAACACTCCAAAAGCCACTGCCAGTTCAAAGAGGAAGGATGGTGAGATAGATCCAAGCACCACTGTCCTTGATCAGGAGGTCCGGCCTGAAGGTTGCAAGGCCGCTAAGCAAAAAAGGTCGACTGTTCAAGGGAAGTCTGTTGCTGACTATACGACCATATGGGAAATGAAGAAAGAGGATTTGGCTATGAAGGAGAGACTGTCAATGCTAGCCATACTAGACAGTCTCCTCGCCAAGAAAGAACCATTAACTGAGCCGGAGGAAGGTGTGAAGAATAAGCTCTTAGCCAAGTATTTCTAA